A portion of the Aquila chrysaetos chrysaetos chromosome 4, bAquChr1.4, whole genome shotgun sequence genome contains these proteins:
- the CALB1 gene encoding calbindin, protein MTAETHLQGVEISAAQFFEIWHHYDSDGNGYMDGKELQNFIQELQQARKKAGLDLTPEMKAFVDQYGKTTDGKIGIVELAQILPTEENFLLFFRCQQLKSSEDFMQTWRKYDSDHSGFIDSEELKSFLKDLLQKANKQIEDSKLTEYTEIMLRMFDANNDGKLELTELARLLPVQENFLIKFQGVKMCAKEFNKAFEMYDQDGNGYIDENELDALLKDLCEKNKKELDINNLATYKKSIMALSDGGKLYRAELALILCAEEN, encoded by the exons ATGACGGCGGAGACCCACCTGCAGGGCGTGGAGATCTCGGCCGCCCAGTTCTTCGAGATCTGGCACCACTACGACTCCGACG GCAATGGGTACATGGATGGGAAGGAGCTACAAAACTTcatccaggagctgcagcaggcgCGGAAGAAGGCAGGCTTG GATTTAACACCCgaaatgaaagcttttgtgGACCAATATGGGAAGACTACTGATGGAAAAATAGGAATAGTTGAG CTTGCTCAGATATTACCAACGGAAGAGAATTTCCTGTTGTTCTTCAGATGCCAGCAGCTAAAGTCAAGTGAAGACTTCATGCAG ACATGGAGAAAATATGACAGCGACCACAGTGGCTTCATTGATTCTGAGGAGCTTAAG agcTTCTTGAAAGATTtattacagaaagcaaataagcaGATTGAAGACTCAAAGCTAACagaatacacagaaataatg ctcAGGATGTTTGATGCAAACAATGATGGAAAGTTGGAGCTTACTGAACTAGCCAG ACTACTCCCTGTACAGgaaaattttcttattaaatttcAG GGTGTCAAAATGTGTGCAAAAGAATTCAATAAAGCCTTTGAGATGTATGATCAA gATGGCAATGGCTATATAGATGAAAATGAACTTGATGCACTACTGAAGGATCTctgtgaaaagaacaaaaag GAATTAGACATTAACAACCTTGCGACATACAAGAAAAGCATCATGGCCTTGTCTGATGGAGGAAAGCTTTACCGAGCAGAACTGGCTCTTATTCTCTGTGCTGAGGAAAACTAG